In one Canis lupus dingo isolate Sandy chromosome 16, ASM325472v2, whole genome shotgun sequence genomic region, the following are encoded:
- the NOS3 gene encoding nitric oxide synthase, endothelial isoform X4: MGNLKSVGQEPGPPCGLGLGLGLGLCGKQGPASPTSEPSRAPALAPPPSPPPAPDHSPPLTRPPDGPKFPRVKNWEVGSITYDTLSAQSQQDGPCTPRRCLGSLVFPRKLQSRPSQNPAPPEQLLSQARDFINQYYSSIKRSGSQAHEQRLQEVEAEVAATGTYQLRESELVFGAKQAWRNAPRCVGRIQWGKLQVFDARDCSSAQEMFTYICNHIKYATNRGNLRSAITVFPQRASGRGDFRIWNSQLVRYAGYRQQDGSVRGDPANVEITELCIQHGWTPGNGRFDVLPLLLQAPDEPPELFALPPELVLEVPLEHPTLEWFAALGLRWYALPAVSNMLLEIGGLEFPAAPFSGWYMSTEIGTRNLCDPHRYNILEDVAVCMDLDTRTTSSLWKDKAAVEINLAVLHSYQLAKVTIVDHHAATASFMKHLENEQKARGGCPADWAWIVPPISGSLTPVFHQEMVNYVLSPAFRYQTDPWKGSASKGAGVTRKKTFKEVANAVKISASLMGTVMAKRVKATILYGSETGRAQSYAQQLGRLFRKAFDPRVLCMDEYDVVSLEHETLVLVVTSTFGNGDPPENGESFAAALMEMSGPYNSSPRPEQHKSYKIRFNSVSCSDPLVSSWRRKRKESSNTDSAGALGTLRFCVFGLGSRAYPHFCAFARAVDTRLEELGGERLLQLGQGDELCGQEEAFRGWAQAAFQASCETFCVGEDAKAAARDIFSPKRTWKRQRYRLSAQAEGLQLLPGLIHVHRRKMVQATVLAVENLQSSKSTRATILVRLDTGSQEALQYQPGDHIGICPPNRPGLVEALLSRVEDPPPPGEPVAVEQLEKGSPGGPPPSWVRDPRLPPCTLRQALTFFLDITSPPSPQLLRLLSTLAEESSEQQELESLSQDPRRYEEWKWFRCPTLLEVLEQFPSVALPAPLLLTQLPLLQPRYYSVSSAPSAHPGEIHLTVAVLAYRTQDGLGPLHYGVCSTWLSQLKAGDPVPCFIRGAPSFRLPPDPSLPCILVGPGTGIAPFRGFWQERLHDIDSKGLQPAPMTLVFGCRCSQLDHLYRDEVQDAQQRGVFGRVLTAFSREPDSPKTYVQDILRTELAAEVHRVLCLERGHMFVCGDVTMATSVLQTVQRILATEGDMELDEAGDVIGVLRDQQRYHEDIFGLTLRTQEVTSRIRTQSFSLQERHLRGAVPWALDPPGPDTAGP; the protein is encoded by the exons ATGGGCAACTTGAAGAGTGTGGGCCAGGAGCCCGGGCCCCCTtgtggcctggggctgggcctgggcctggggctatGTGGCAAGCAGGGCCCTGCCTCCCCGACCTCAGAGCCCAGCCGGGCACCGGCCCTGGCGCCCCCACCCTCGCCCCCACCAGCACCAGACCACAG CCCCCCACTCACCCGGCCTCCAGATGGGCCCAAGTTCCCTCGTGTGAAGaactgggaggtggggagcatCACCTATGACACCTTGAGTGCCCAGTCACAGCAG GATGGGCCCTGCACCCCAAGACGCTGTCTAGGCTCTCTGGTATTTCCACGGAAACTACAGAGCCGGCCCTCCCAGAACCCTGCACCCCCTGAGCAGCTGCTGAGCCAGGCCAGGGACTTCATCAACCAGTACTACAGCTCCATCAAGAG GAGTGGCTCCCAGGCCCATGAGCAGAGGCTTCAAGAGGTGGAAGCTGAGGTAGCAGCCACAGGCACCTATCAGCTTCGGGAAAGCGAGCTGGTGTTCGGGGCCAAGCAGGCCTGGCGAAACGCTCCTCGCTGCGTGGGCCGGATCCAGTGGGGGAAGCTGCAG gtgTTTGATGCCCGGGATTGCAGCTCTGCCCAGGAGATGTTCACCTACATCTGCAACCACATCAAGTATGCCACCAACCGGGGCAACCTCCG CTCGGCCATCACAGTGTTCCCCCAGCGTGCCTCAGGCCGCGGAGACTTTCGAATTTGGAACAGCCAGCTGGTGCGCTATGCGGGCTACAGGCAGCAGGATGGCTCTGTGCGGGGGGACCCAGCCAACGTGGAGATCACTGAG CTCTGCATCCAGCATGGCTGGACTCCAGGAAACGGCCGCTTTGATGTGCTGCCCCTACTGCTCCAGGCCCCAGATGAACCCCCAGAACTCTTTGCTCTGCCCCCCGAGCTGGTTCTCGAGGTGCCCCTGGAGCACCCCAC GCTGGAGTGGTTTGCGGCCCTGGGCCTGCGCTGGTATGCCCTCCCAGCGGTGAGCAACATGCTGCTGGAAATTGGGGGGCTGGAGTTCCCTGCGGCCCCCTTCAGCGGCTGGTACATGAGCACTGAGATTGGCACGCGGAACCTGTGTGACCCTCATCGATACAACATCCTGGAG GATGTGGCTGTCTGCATGGACTTGGATACCAGGACCACCTCATCCCTGTGGAAAGACAAGGCAGCAGTGGAAATCAACTTGGCTGTGCTGCACAGTTACCAG CTGGCCAAAGTGACCATCGTGGACCACCATGCTGCCACAGCCTCCTTCATGAAGCACCTGGAGAACGAGCAGAAGGCCAGGGGGGGTTGCCCTGCTGACTGGGCCTGGATCGTGCCCCCCATCTCTGGCAGCCTCACCCCTGTTTTCCATCAGGAGATGGTCAACTATGTCCTGTCCCCGGCCTTCCGCTATCAG ACAGACCCGTGGAAGGGGAGTGCATCCAAGGGTGCCGGCGTCACCAGGAAGAAAACCTTTAAGGAAGTGGCCAA TGCGGTGAAGATCTCTGCCTCACTCATGGGCACTGTGATGGCAAAGCGAGTGAAGGCGACAATCCTCTATGGCTCCGAGACTGGCCGGGCCCAGAGCTATGCACAGCAGCTGGGGAGACTCTTCCGGAAGGCTTTCGACCCCCGG GTCCTGTGCATGGATGAGTATGACGTGGTGTCCCTTGAGCATGAGACGCTGGTGTTGGTGGTGACCAGCACATTTGGGAATGGTGATCCCCCAGAGAATGGAGAG AGTTTTGCGGCAGCCCTGATGGAGATGTCGGGTCCCTACAACAGCTCCCCTCGGCCAGAACAGCACAA GAGTTACAAAATCCGCTTCAACAGTGTCTCCTGCTCAGACCCACTGGTGTCCTCCTGGAGGCGGAAGAGAAAGGAGTCCAGTAACACAGACAGTGCTGGGGCACTGGGTACCCTCAG GTTCTGTGTGTTCGGGCTGGGCTCCCGGGCATACCCCCACTTTTGTGCCTTTGCTCGTGCGGTGGACACACGGCTGGAAGAGCTGGGTGGGGAGCGGCTGCTGCAGCTGGGCCAAGGAGATGAGCTGTGTGGCCAGGAGGAGGCCTTCCGAGGCTGGGCCCAGGCCGCCTTCCAG GCCTCCTGTGAGACCTTCTGCGTGGGAGAGGATGCCAAGGCTGCCGCCCGGGACATATTCAGCCCCAAACGGACCTGGAAACGCCAGAGGTACCGGCTGAGCGCCCAGGCTGAGGGCCTCCAGCTGCTGCCAG GACTGATCCATGTGCACAGGAGGAAGATGGTCCAGGCTACTGTCCTCGCAGTGGAAAACCTGCAAAGCAGCAAGTCCAC CCGGGCCACAATCCTGGTGCGCCTGGACACTGGAAGCCAGGAGGCGCTGCAGTACCAGCCAGGGGACCACATTGGCATCTGCCCGCCCAACCGGCCTGGCCTTGTGGAGGCGCTGCTGAGCCGGGTGGAGGATCCACCGCCACCAGGAGAGCCAGTGGCAGTGGAGCAGCTggagaagggcagccccg GTGGCCCACCCCCCAGCTGGGTTCGGGACCCTCGCCTGCCCCCATGCACACTGCGCCAGGCTCTCACCTTCTTCCTGGACATCACTTCCCCGCCCAGCCCTCAACTCCTTCGACTGCTCAGCACCCTGGCTGAAGAGTCCAGTGAACAGCAGGAGCTTGAGAGCCTCAGCCAG GACCCCCGGCGCTATGAGGAATGGAAGTGGTTCCGCTGCCCCACACTGCTGGAGGTACTGGAACAGTTCCCATCGGTGGCACTGCCCGCCCCCCTGCTcctcacccagctgcccctgctccagccccgGTACTACTCGGTCAGCTCAGCACCCAGTGCCCACCCAGGAGAGATCCACCTCACAGTAGCTGTGCTGGCATACAGGACACAGG ATGGACTGGGCCCCCTTCATTATGGAGTCTGCTCCACATGGCTAAGCCAACTTAAGGCCGGAGATCCTGTACCCTGCTTCATCAGGGG GGCTCCCTCCTTCCGGCTGCCACCTGATCCCAGTCTGCCTTGCATCTTAGTGGGTCCTGGTACGGGTATTGCCCCCTTTCGGGGTTTCTGGCAGGAGCGGCTGCACGACATTGACAGCAAAG GGCTGCAGCCCGCCCCCATGACTCTGGTGTTCGGCTGCCGATGCTCCCAGCTCGACCACCTTTACCGCGACGAGGTGCAGGATGCCCAGCAGCGCGGAGTTTTTGGGCGCGTCCTCACCGCCTTCTCGCGGGAGCCCGACAGCCCTAAG ACGTACGTGCAGGACATCCTGCGGACGGAGCTGGCTGCTGAGGTGCACCGCGTGCTGTGCCTCGAGCGGGGCCACATGTTTGTGTGCGGCGACGTCACCATGGCAACCAGCGTCCTGCAGACGGTGCAGCGAATCCTGGCGACGGAGGGCGACATGGAGCTGGACGAGGCCGGCGACGTCATCGGCGTGCTGCGG GATCAGCAACGCTATCACGAGGACATTTTCGGGCTCACACTGCGCACCCAGGAGGTGACAAGCCGCATACGCACCCAGAGCTTCTCCTTGCAGGAGCGGCATCTGCGGGGCGCGGTGCCCTGGGCGTTGGACCCGCCCGGCCCAGACACCGCCGGCCCCTGA
- the NOS3 gene encoding nitric oxide synthase, endothelial isoform X6 codes for MWQAGPCLPDLRAQPGTGPGAPTLAPTSTRPQDGPCTPRRCLGSLVFPRKLQSRPSQNPAPPEQLLSQARDFINQYYSSIKRSGSQAHEQRLQEVEAEVAATGTYQLRESELVFGAKQAWRNAPRCVGRIQWGKLQVFDARDCSSAQEMFTYICNHIKYATNRGNLRSAITVFPQRASGRGDFRIWNSQLVRYAGYRQQDGSVRGDPANVEITELCIQHGWTPGNGRFDVLPLLLQAPDEPPELFALPPELVLEVPLEHPTLEWFAALGLRWYALPAVSNMLLEIGGLEFPAAPFSGWYMSTEIGTRNLCDPHRYNILEDVAVCMDLDTRTTSSLWKDKAAVEINLAVLHSYQLAKVTIVDHHAATASFMKHLENEQKARGGCPADWAWIVPPISGSLTPVFHQEMVNYVLSPAFRYQTDPWKGSASKGAGVTRKKTFKEVANAVKISASLMGTVMAKRVKATILYGSETGRAQSYAQQLGRLFRKAFDPRVLCMDEYDVVSLEHETLVLVVTSTFGNGDPPENGESFAAALMEMSGPYNSSPRPEQHKSYKIRFNSVSCSDPLVSSWRRKRKESSNTDSAGALGTLRFCVFGLGSRAYPHFCAFARAVDTRLEELGGERLLQLGQGDELCGQEEAFRGWAQAAFQASCETFCVGEDAKAAARDIFSPKRTWKRQRYRLSAQAEGLQLLPGLIHVHRRKMVQATVLAVENLQSSKSTRATILVRLDTGSQEALQYQPGDHIGICPPNRPGLVEALLSRVEDPPPPGEPVAVEQLEKGSPDLPCTPSPGGPPPSWVRDPRLPPCTLRQALTFFLDITSPPSPQLLRLLSTLAEESSEQQELESLSQDPRRYEEWKWFRCPTLLEVLEQFPSVALPAPLLLTQLPLLQPRYYSVSSAPSAHPGEIHLTVAVLAYRTQDGLGPLHYGVCSTWLSQLKAGDPVPCFIRGAPSFRLPPDPSLPCILVGPGTGIAPFRGFWQERLHDIDSKGLQPAPMTLVFGCRCSQLDHLYRDEVQDAQQRGVFGRVLTAFSREPDSPKTYVQDILRTELAAEVHRVLCLERGHMFVCGDVTMATSVLQTVQRILATEGDMELDEAGDVIGVLRDQQRYHEDIFGLTLRTQEVTSRIRTQSFSLQERHLRGAVPWALDPPGPDTAGP; via the exons atGTGGCAAGCAGGGCCCTGCCTCCCCGACCTCAGAGCCCAGCCGGGCACCGGCCCTGGCGCCCCCACCCTCGCCCCCACCAGCACCAGACCACAG GATGGGCCCTGCACCCCAAGACGCTGTCTAGGCTCTCTGGTATTTCCACGGAAACTACAGAGCCGGCCCTCCCAGAACCCTGCACCCCCTGAGCAGCTGCTGAGCCAGGCCAGGGACTTCATCAACCAGTACTACAGCTCCATCAAGAG GAGTGGCTCCCAGGCCCATGAGCAGAGGCTTCAAGAGGTGGAAGCTGAGGTAGCAGCCACAGGCACCTATCAGCTTCGGGAAAGCGAGCTGGTGTTCGGGGCCAAGCAGGCCTGGCGAAACGCTCCTCGCTGCGTGGGCCGGATCCAGTGGGGGAAGCTGCAG gtgTTTGATGCCCGGGATTGCAGCTCTGCCCAGGAGATGTTCACCTACATCTGCAACCACATCAAGTATGCCACCAACCGGGGCAACCTCCG CTCGGCCATCACAGTGTTCCCCCAGCGTGCCTCAGGCCGCGGAGACTTTCGAATTTGGAACAGCCAGCTGGTGCGCTATGCGGGCTACAGGCAGCAGGATGGCTCTGTGCGGGGGGACCCAGCCAACGTGGAGATCACTGAG CTCTGCATCCAGCATGGCTGGACTCCAGGAAACGGCCGCTTTGATGTGCTGCCCCTACTGCTCCAGGCCCCAGATGAACCCCCAGAACTCTTTGCTCTGCCCCCCGAGCTGGTTCTCGAGGTGCCCCTGGAGCACCCCAC GCTGGAGTGGTTTGCGGCCCTGGGCCTGCGCTGGTATGCCCTCCCAGCGGTGAGCAACATGCTGCTGGAAATTGGGGGGCTGGAGTTCCCTGCGGCCCCCTTCAGCGGCTGGTACATGAGCACTGAGATTGGCACGCGGAACCTGTGTGACCCTCATCGATACAACATCCTGGAG GATGTGGCTGTCTGCATGGACTTGGATACCAGGACCACCTCATCCCTGTGGAAAGACAAGGCAGCAGTGGAAATCAACTTGGCTGTGCTGCACAGTTACCAG CTGGCCAAAGTGACCATCGTGGACCACCATGCTGCCACAGCCTCCTTCATGAAGCACCTGGAGAACGAGCAGAAGGCCAGGGGGGGTTGCCCTGCTGACTGGGCCTGGATCGTGCCCCCCATCTCTGGCAGCCTCACCCCTGTTTTCCATCAGGAGATGGTCAACTATGTCCTGTCCCCGGCCTTCCGCTATCAG ACAGACCCGTGGAAGGGGAGTGCATCCAAGGGTGCCGGCGTCACCAGGAAGAAAACCTTTAAGGAAGTGGCCAA TGCGGTGAAGATCTCTGCCTCACTCATGGGCACTGTGATGGCAAAGCGAGTGAAGGCGACAATCCTCTATGGCTCCGAGACTGGCCGGGCCCAGAGCTATGCACAGCAGCTGGGGAGACTCTTCCGGAAGGCTTTCGACCCCCGG GTCCTGTGCATGGATGAGTATGACGTGGTGTCCCTTGAGCATGAGACGCTGGTGTTGGTGGTGACCAGCACATTTGGGAATGGTGATCCCCCAGAGAATGGAGAG AGTTTTGCGGCAGCCCTGATGGAGATGTCGGGTCCCTACAACAGCTCCCCTCGGCCAGAACAGCACAA GAGTTACAAAATCCGCTTCAACAGTGTCTCCTGCTCAGACCCACTGGTGTCCTCCTGGAGGCGGAAGAGAAAGGAGTCCAGTAACACAGACAGTGCTGGGGCACTGGGTACCCTCAG GTTCTGTGTGTTCGGGCTGGGCTCCCGGGCATACCCCCACTTTTGTGCCTTTGCTCGTGCGGTGGACACACGGCTGGAAGAGCTGGGTGGGGAGCGGCTGCTGCAGCTGGGCCAAGGAGATGAGCTGTGTGGCCAGGAGGAGGCCTTCCGAGGCTGGGCCCAGGCCGCCTTCCAG GCCTCCTGTGAGACCTTCTGCGTGGGAGAGGATGCCAAGGCTGCCGCCCGGGACATATTCAGCCCCAAACGGACCTGGAAACGCCAGAGGTACCGGCTGAGCGCCCAGGCTGAGGGCCTCCAGCTGCTGCCAG GACTGATCCATGTGCACAGGAGGAAGATGGTCCAGGCTACTGTCCTCGCAGTGGAAAACCTGCAAAGCAGCAAGTCCAC CCGGGCCACAATCCTGGTGCGCCTGGACACTGGAAGCCAGGAGGCGCTGCAGTACCAGCCAGGGGACCACATTGGCATCTGCCCGCCCAACCGGCCTGGCCTTGTGGAGGCGCTGCTGAGCCGGGTGGAGGATCCACCGCCACCAGGAGAGCCAGTGGCAGTGGAGCAGCTggagaagggcagccccg ATCTCCCCTGTACACCATCACCAGGTGGCCCACCCCCCAGCTGGGTTCGGGACCCTCGCCTGCCCCCATGCACACTGCGCCAGGCTCTCACCTTCTTCCTGGACATCACTTCCCCGCCCAGCCCTCAACTCCTTCGACTGCTCAGCACCCTGGCTGAAGAGTCCAGTGAACAGCAGGAGCTTGAGAGCCTCAGCCAG GACCCCCGGCGCTATGAGGAATGGAAGTGGTTCCGCTGCCCCACACTGCTGGAGGTACTGGAACAGTTCCCATCGGTGGCACTGCCCGCCCCCCTGCTcctcacccagctgcccctgctccagccccgGTACTACTCGGTCAGCTCAGCACCCAGTGCCCACCCAGGAGAGATCCACCTCACAGTAGCTGTGCTGGCATACAGGACACAGG ATGGACTGGGCCCCCTTCATTATGGAGTCTGCTCCACATGGCTAAGCCAACTTAAGGCCGGAGATCCTGTACCCTGCTTCATCAGGGG GGCTCCCTCCTTCCGGCTGCCACCTGATCCCAGTCTGCCTTGCATCTTAGTGGGTCCTGGTACGGGTATTGCCCCCTTTCGGGGTTTCTGGCAGGAGCGGCTGCACGACATTGACAGCAAAG GGCTGCAGCCCGCCCCCATGACTCTGGTGTTCGGCTGCCGATGCTCCCAGCTCGACCACCTTTACCGCGACGAGGTGCAGGATGCCCAGCAGCGCGGAGTTTTTGGGCGCGTCCTCACCGCCTTCTCGCGGGAGCCCGACAGCCCTAAG ACGTACGTGCAGGACATCCTGCGGACGGAGCTGGCTGCTGAGGTGCACCGCGTGCTGTGCCTCGAGCGGGGCCACATGTTTGTGTGCGGCGACGTCACCATGGCAACCAGCGTCCTGCAGACGGTGCAGCGAATCCTGGCGACGGAGGGCGACATGGAGCTGGACGAGGCCGGCGACGTCATCGGCGTGCTGCGG GATCAGCAACGCTATCACGAGGACATTTTCGGGCTCACACTGCGCACCCAGGAGGTGACAAGCCGCATACGCACCCAGAGCTTCTCCTTGCAGGAGCGGCATCTGCGGGGCGCGGTGCCCTGGGCGTTGGACCCGCCCGGCCCAGACACCGCCGGCCCCTGA
- the NOS3 gene encoding nitric oxide synthase, endothelial isoform X5 codes for MIISQKGLKSPPLTRPPDGPKFPRVKNWEVGSITYDTLSAQSQQDGPCTPRRCLGSLVFPRKLQSRPSQNPAPPEQLLSQARDFINQYYSSIKRSGSQAHEQRLQEVEAEVAATGTYQLRESELVFGAKQAWRNAPRCVGRIQWGKLQVFDARDCSSAQEMFTYICNHIKYATNRGNLRSAITVFPQRASGRGDFRIWNSQLVRYAGYRQQDGSVRGDPANVEITELCIQHGWTPGNGRFDVLPLLLQAPDEPPELFALPPELVLEVPLEHPTLEWFAALGLRWYALPAVSNMLLEIGGLEFPAAPFSGWYMSTEIGTRNLCDPHRYNILEDVAVCMDLDTRTTSSLWKDKAAVEINLAVLHSYQLAKVTIVDHHAATASFMKHLENEQKARGGCPADWAWIVPPISGSLTPVFHQEMVNYVLSPAFRYQTDPWKGSASKGAGVTRKKTFKEVANAVKISASLMGTVMAKRVKATILYGSETGRAQSYAQQLGRLFRKAFDPRVLCMDEYDVVSLEHETLVLVVTSTFGNGDPPENGESFAAALMEMSGPYNSSPRPEQHKSYKIRFNSVSCSDPLVSSWRRKRKESSNTDSAGALGTLRFCVFGLGSRAYPHFCAFARAVDTRLEELGGERLLQLGQGDELCGQEEAFRGWAQAAFQASCETFCVGEDAKAAARDIFSPKRTWKRQRYRLSAQAEGLQLLPGLIHVHRRKMVQATVLAVENLQSSKSTRATILVRLDTGSQEALQYQPGDHIGICPPNRPGLVEALLSRVEDPPPPGEPVAVEQLEKGSPDLPCTPSPGGPPPSWVRDPRLPPCTLRQALTFFLDITSPPSPQLLRLLSTLAEESSEQQELESLSQDPRRYEEWKWFRCPTLLEVLEQFPSVALPAPLLLTQLPLLQPRYYSVSSAPSAHPGEIHLTVAVLAYRTQDGLGPLHYGVCSTWLSQLKAGDPVPCFIRGAPSFRLPPDPSLPCILVGPGTGIAPFRGFWQERLHDIDSKGLQPAPMTLVFGCRCSQLDHLYRDEVQDAQQRGVFGRVLTAFSREPDSPKTYVQDILRTELAAEVHRVLCLERGHMFVCGDVTMATSVLQTVQRILATEGDMELDEAGDVIGVLRDQQRYHEDIFGLTLRTQEVTSRIRTQSFSLQERHLRGAVPWALDPPGPDTAGP; via the exons ATGATCATTTCACAGAAGGGGCTAAAGAG CCCCCCACTCACCCGGCCTCCAGATGGGCCCAAGTTCCCTCGTGTGAAGaactgggaggtggggagcatCACCTATGACACCTTGAGTGCCCAGTCACAGCAG GATGGGCCCTGCACCCCAAGACGCTGTCTAGGCTCTCTGGTATTTCCACGGAAACTACAGAGCCGGCCCTCCCAGAACCCTGCACCCCCTGAGCAGCTGCTGAGCCAGGCCAGGGACTTCATCAACCAGTACTACAGCTCCATCAAGAG GAGTGGCTCCCAGGCCCATGAGCAGAGGCTTCAAGAGGTGGAAGCTGAGGTAGCAGCCACAGGCACCTATCAGCTTCGGGAAAGCGAGCTGGTGTTCGGGGCCAAGCAGGCCTGGCGAAACGCTCCTCGCTGCGTGGGCCGGATCCAGTGGGGGAAGCTGCAG gtgTTTGATGCCCGGGATTGCAGCTCTGCCCAGGAGATGTTCACCTACATCTGCAACCACATCAAGTATGCCACCAACCGGGGCAACCTCCG CTCGGCCATCACAGTGTTCCCCCAGCGTGCCTCAGGCCGCGGAGACTTTCGAATTTGGAACAGCCAGCTGGTGCGCTATGCGGGCTACAGGCAGCAGGATGGCTCTGTGCGGGGGGACCCAGCCAACGTGGAGATCACTGAG CTCTGCATCCAGCATGGCTGGACTCCAGGAAACGGCCGCTTTGATGTGCTGCCCCTACTGCTCCAGGCCCCAGATGAACCCCCAGAACTCTTTGCTCTGCCCCCCGAGCTGGTTCTCGAGGTGCCCCTGGAGCACCCCAC GCTGGAGTGGTTTGCGGCCCTGGGCCTGCGCTGGTATGCCCTCCCAGCGGTGAGCAACATGCTGCTGGAAATTGGGGGGCTGGAGTTCCCTGCGGCCCCCTTCAGCGGCTGGTACATGAGCACTGAGATTGGCACGCGGAACCTGTGTGACCCTCATCGATACAACATCCTGGAG GATGTGGCTGTCTGCATGGACTTGGATACCAGGACCACCTCATCCCTGTGGAAAGACAAGGCAGCAGTGGAAATCAACTTGGCTGTGCTGCACAGTTACCAG CTGGCCAAAGTGACCATCGTGGACCACCATGCTGCCACAGCCTCCTTCATGAAGCACCTGGAGAACGAGCAGAAGGCCAGGGGGGGTTGCCCTGCTGACTGGGCCTGGATCGTGCCCCCCATCTCTGGCAGCCTCACCCCTGTTTTCCATCAGGAGATGGTCAACTATGTCCTGTCCCCGGCCTTCCGCTATCAG ACAGACCCGTGGAAGGGGAGTGCATCCAAGGGTGCCGGCGTCACCAGGAAGAAAACCTTTAAGGAAGTGGCCAA TGCGGTGAAGATCTCTGCCTCACTCATGGGCACTGTGATGGCAAAGCGAGTGAAGGCGACAATCCTCTATGGCTCCGAGACTGGCCGGGCCCAGAGCTATGCACAGCAGCTGGGGAGACTCTTCCGGAAGGCTTTCGACCCCCGG GTCCTGTGCATGGATGAGTATGACGTGGTGTCCCTTGAGCATGAGACGCTGGTGTTGGTGGTGACCAGCACATTTGGGAATGGTGATCCCCCAGAGAATGGAGAG AGTTTTGCGGCAGCCCTGATGGAGATGTCGGGTCCCTACAACAGCTCCCCTCGGCCAGAACAGCACAA GAGTTACAAAATCCGCTTCAACAGTGTCTCCTGCTCAGACCCACTGGTGTCCTCCTGGAGGCGGAAGAGAAAGGAGTCCAGTAACACAGACAGTGCTGGGGCACTGGGTACCCTCAG GTTCTGTGTGTTCGGGCTGGGCTCCCGGGCATACCCCCACTTTTGTGCCTTTGCTCGTGCGGTGGACACACGGCTGGAAGAGCTGGGTGGGGAGCGGCTGCTGCAGCTGGGCCAAGGAGATGAGCTGTGTGGCCAGGAGGAGGCCTTCCGAGGCTGGGCCCAGGCCGCCTTCCAG GCCTCCTGTGAGACCTTCTGCGTGGGAGAGGATGCCAAGGCTGCCGCCCGGGACATATTCAGCCCCAAACGGACCTGGAAACGCCAGAGGTACCGGCTGAGCGCCCAGGCTGAGGGCCTCCAGCTGCTGCCAG GACTGATCCATGTGCACAGGAGGAAGATGGTCCAGGCTACTGTCCTCGCAGTGGAAAACCTGCAAAGCAGCAAGTCCAC CCGGGCCACAATCCTGGTGCGCCTGGACACTGGAAGCCAGGAGGCGCTGCAGTACCAGCCAGGGGACCACATTGGCATCTGCCCGCCCAACCGGCCTGGCCTTGTGGAGGCGCTGCTGAGCCGGGTGGAGGATCCACCGCCACCAGGAGAGCCAGTGGCAGTGGAGCAGCTggagaagggcagccccg ATCTCCCCTGTACACCATCACCAGGTGGCCCACCCCCCAGCTGGGTTCGGGACCCTCGCCTGCCCCCATGCACACTGCGCCAGGCTCTCACCTTCTTCCTGGACATCACTTCCCCGCCCAGCCCTCAACTCCTTCGACTGCTCAGCACCCTGGCTGAAGAGTCCAGTGAACAGCAGGAGCTTGAGAGCCTCAGCCAG GACCCCCGGCGCTATGAGGAATGGAAGTGGTTCCGCTGCCCCACACTGCTGGAGGTACTGGAACAGTTCCCATCGGTGGCACTGCCCGCCCCCCTGCTcctcacccagctgcccctgctccagccccgGTACTACTCGGTCAGCTCAGCACCCAGTGCCCACCCAGGAGAGATCCACCTCACAGTAGCTGTGCTGGCATACAGGACACAGG ATGGACTGGGCCCCCTTCATTATGGAGTCTGCTCCACATGGCTAAGCCAACTTAAGGCCGGAGATCCTGTACCCTGCTTCATCAGGGG GGCTCCCTCCTTCCGGCTGCCACCTGATCCCAGTCTGCCTTGCATCTTAGTGGGTCCTGGTACGGGTATTGCCCCCTTTCGGGGTTTCTGGCAGGAGCGGCTGCACGACATTGACAGCAAAG GGCTGCAGCCCGCCCCCATGACTCTGGTGTTCGGCTGCCGATGCTCCCAGCTCGACCACCTTTACCGCGACGAGGTGCAGGATGCCCAGCAGCGCGGAGTTTTTGGGCGCGTCCTCACCGCCTTCTCGCGGGAGCCCGACAGCCCTAAG ACGTACGTGCAGGACATCCTGCGGACGGAGCTGGCTGCTGAGGTGCACCGCGTGCTGTGCCTCGAGCGGGGCCACATGTTTGTGTGCGGCGACGTCACCATGGCAACCAGCGTCCTGCAGACGGTGCAGCGAATCCTGGCGACGGAGGGCGACATGGAGCTGGACGAGGCCGGCGACGTCATCGGCGTGCTGCGG GATCAGCAACGCTATCACGAGGACATTTTCGGGCTCACACTGCGCACCCAGGAGGTGACAAGCCGCATACGCACCCAGAGCTTCTCCTTGCAGGAGCGGCATCTGCGGGGCGCGGTGCCCTGGGCGTTGGACCCGCCCGGCCCAGACACCGCCGGCCCCTGA